One genomic segment of Bacteroides caccae includes these proteins:
- a CDS encoding helix-turn-helix transcriptional regulator has protein sequence MKLLYLSEHHSCFNYGIKIDSGFTQYRLAAQESGQIDNSCCFCILFLLKGELSVNIGREHNIHLLEHNMLLIPQHEENRVEGIVSAECLLLFWNKQITACDKMYFESISHVKMENGNNCILPIRKPLLHILRQLLFYLDTGLLCRHMHILKQQEIILALRGFYTKSELAAFFSRTTGVGRQFEDFVLDNYKNVKTVKEFASLCCVSERSFNRKFQESFSQSPYRWMQERRAELVREKICDPDIAFREIAMDFGFSSPAHLTCYCKKLFGATPTELRNNYNKGNET, from the coding sequence ATGAAATTACTTTATTTGTCGGAACATCATTCCTGTTTTAATTATGGAATTAAAATTGACAGTGGTTTTACCCAATACAGATTGGCTGCGCAAGAATCCGGACAGATTGATAATAGTTGTTGTTTTTGTATTTTATTTCTTTTGAAAGGAGAACTATCCGTTAATATAGGCAGGGAGCATAATATACATCTTTTAGAGCATAATATGCTGCTTATACCGCAGCATGAAGAAAATAGGGTTGAAGGTATTGTGTCGGCAGAATGTCTGTTGTTGTTTTGGAATAAGCAGATAACGGCTTGTGACAAAATGTATTTTGAATCAATCTCACATGTAAAAATGGAGAACGGTAATAATTGTATTTTACCAATCCGAAAGCCTCTGTTACATATTTTGAGGCAGTTACTTTTTTATCTGGATACAGGATTGCTATGTAGGCATATGCATATCCTTAAGCAGCAGGAAATCATTCTTGCATTGAGGGGGTTTTATACTAAATCAGAACTTGCTGCTTTCTTTTCTAGAACGACTGGAGTAGGACGGCAGTTCGAGGATTTTGTACTGGATAATTATAAGAATGTGAAAACCGTGAAAGAATTTGCAAGTTTGTGTTGTGTTTCGGAACGCTCTTTTAATCGTAAGTTTCAAGAGAGTTTTAGTCAGAGTCCTTACCGATGGATGCAGGAGCGGAGGGCTGAACTGGTTCGTGAGAAAATTTGTGATCCGGATATTGCTTTCCGGGAAATAGCTATGGACTTTGGGTTTAGCTCTCCTGCACATCTGACTTGTTATTGTAAAAAGTTATTTGGTGCAACTCCAACTGAACTGAGAAATAATTATAATAAGGGAAATGAAACTTAG
- a CDS encoding DUF1349 domain-containing protein — translation MKRTVLYGAFLVGCLSLAACQQHKESKTSEPDLTGKVAETSQITDCEIKVGDVTFTKSINGADTCVTILADGGLEFNCPGGLDFFCDPNEGKLSNNTLPVLLIPTDNTKPFTLTAKVTPEFTSDGLYNAADLFVYVNDTLWQKLAFEQDEYGNHRIVTVRTQGTSDDNNHDKIDAKSVYMKISSDTHTIASYYSLDKKEWHMVRLYRNEYPDQIYLGISSQCPQHGGCTSIIEDITLSHDNVGDFRMGE, via the coding sequence ATGAAAAGAACCGTTTTATATGGAGCATTTCTTGTTGGATGCCTCTCTTTAGCTGCATGTCAGCAGCACAAAGAGTCCAAAACAAGTGAACCGGATTTGACCGGTAAAGTGGCTGAAACAAGCCAAATCACAGACTGTGAGATAAAAGTGGGAGATGTCACTTTTACCAAATCCATCAATGGCGCAGATACATGTGTAACCATACTTGCAGACGGAGGATTGGAATTCAACTGTCCCGGAGGACTTGACTTCTTCTGTGATCCTAACGAGGGTAAGCTGTCCAACAATACACTGCCTGTGTTACTGATTCCGACCGATAATACAAAGCCATTCACGCTGACAGCTAAAGTAACCCCTGAGTTTACCTCTGATGGACTTTACAATGCCGCCGATCTTTTTGTGTATGTCAACGATACACTTTGGCAGAAACTTGCCTTTGAGCAGGACGAATATGGCAACCACCGCATCGTAACGGTACGAACACAAGGTACATCGGATGACAATAACCATGATAAGATAGACGCAAAATCAGTCTATATGAAAATATCTTCTGATACTCACACTATCGCCAGCTACTATTCATTAGACAAAAAAGAGTGGCATATGGTGCGTCTGTATCGTAATGAATATCCCGATCAAATATATCTCGGCATCAGCAGCCAGTGTCCGCAACATGGTGGATGCACAAGCATCATCGAAGATATAACTCTTAGTCATGACAACGTAGGAGATTTCCGTATGGGTGAATAA
- a CDS encoding hybrid sensor histidine kinase/response regulator: MNRHNAETRHFRMLTSIGYLLIALLVGGIMYTWLGEWRDMEGLEAKNREIDEFRKEVNNIHIHLIEFSLLGETILEWDDEDLGLYHARRMTMDSMLCRFKATYPAERIDSVRHLLKDKERQMRQIVQVLEQQQAINDKITRQIPVIAQKSVQEQPKKPKRKGFLGIFGKKEEAKPTATTTMLRSLNRNMIAEQQAQSRRLSEHADSLAARNAELNRQLQGLVVQIDEKVQADLQKREAEIAAMRERSFIQIGGLTGFVVMLLIISYIIIHRNITRIKRYKRETADLIEQLKQSVEQTEALIASRKKAVHTIIHELRTPLTAITGYAGLMRKDYNTDKIGGYIQNIQQSSDRMREMLNTLLSFFRLDNGKEQPNFSPCRISAITHILETEFTPIAINKGLALTVTNHTDAVVLTDKERILQIGNNLLSNAIKFTENGGVSLTTDYANGMLTLIVEDTGTGMTEEEQQRVFGAFERLSNAVAKDGFGLGLSIVERIVAMLGGTIRLDSEKGKGSRFTVEIPMQTVEELPEQFNSNYVRHNEAYHDVIAIDNDEVLLLMLKEMYAHEGVHCDTCTDAAELVEMIREKEYSLLLTDLNMPETNGFELLELLRASNVGNSRNIPVVVTTASGSCSKEELIGRGFAECLFKPFSISELIEVSDKCAIKGKSDEKPDFTSLLSYGNESVVLDKLITETKKEMQAIRDAERRKDLQELDALIHHLRSSWEILRADQPLRELYKLLHCKDTPDWEAIHNILTVVQDKGSEIIRLAKEERRKYNNG; this comes from the coding sequence ATGAATCGACATAACGCTGAAACAAGACACTTCCGTATGCTGACTTCCATAGGCTATCTACTAATAGCTTTGCTGGTAGGCGGCATCATGTACACATGGCTTGGCGAATGGCGAGACATGGAGGGACTGGAAGCCAAAAACCGAGAGATCGATGAATTTCGAAAAGAGGTAAACAATATTCATATTCATTTGATAGAGTTTTCTTTATTAGGTGAAACGATATTGGAATGGGATGATGAAGATTTAGGACTTTACCATGCTCGGCGTATGACAATGGACAGTATGCTTTGTCGGTTCAAAGCTACCTATCCGGCAGAGCGTATCGACAGTGTGCGCCATCTTCTCAAAGATAAGGAACGACAAATGCGTCAAATCGTACAGGTACTTGAACAGCAACAAGCCATCAACGATAAGATAACTCGTCAAATACCCGTAATCGCGCAGAAAAGTGTGCAAGAACAGCCCAAGAAACCTAAACGAAAAGGATTCTTGGGCATCTTCGGTAAAAAAGAGGAAGCGAAACCAACTGCGACTACTACGATGCTCCGTTCCCTTAATCGGAATATGATAGCTGAACAACAGGCACAAAGCCGCCGTTTGTCAGAACACGCCGATAGTCTTGCTGCACGAAATGCGGAACTCAACAGACAACTGCAAGGACTGGTAGTTCAAATAGACGAGAAAGTTCAAGCAGACTTACAGAAACGGGAAGCGGAAATAGCCGCCATGCGTGAAAGGTCTTTTATTCAGATAGGTGGATTGACAGGATTCGTTGTCATGTTATTGATAATCTCTTACATAATTATCCACCGAAATATCACCCGTATCAAACGATACAAGCGAGAAACTGCGGATTTAATAGAACAGTTGAAACAGTCTGTTGAACAGACCGAGGCACTGATAGCTTCCCGCAAGAAAGCCGTGCATACCATTATCCATGAATTACGTACACCGCTAACGGCAATAACCGGTTATGCCGGACTGATGCGGAAAGATTACAATACGGATAAAATCGGGGGTTATATCCAAAATATTCAGCAATCCTCCGACCGTATGCGTGAAATGCTTAATACTCTGCTGAGTTTCTTCCGTCTGGACAACGGCAAGGAGCAGCCCAATTTCTCTCCTTGCCGTATTTCGGCAATCACGCACATTCTTGAAACGGAGTTTACGCCAATTGCCATAAACAAGGGACTTGCTCTTACTGTGACGAACCATACTGATGCTGTTGTCTTGACCGATAAGGAACGTATCCTGCAAATCGGCAACAACCTGCTGTCAAACGCCATCAAGTTCACGGAGAACGGCGGCGTTTCTCTGACGACAGATTACGCTAACGGGATGCTGACACTTATCGTCGAAGATACAGGGACAGGCATGACCGAAGAGGAACAGCAACGTGTGTTCGGTGCGTTTGAACGTCTGTCAAACGCAGTAGCAAAAGACGGTTTTGGTCTGGGATTGTCTATCGTGGAGCGTATCGTGGCAATGCTTGGTGGCACAATACGGCTGGACAGCGAGAAAGGCAAAGGCAGCCGTTTCACGGTGGAAATACCCATGCAGACTGTCGAGGAACTGCCGGAACAGTTCAATTCAAATTACGTTCGTCACAATGAAGCATATCATGATGTAATTGCCATAGATAATGACGAAGTTCTGCTCCTGATGCTAAAAGAAATGTATGCCCATGAAGGAGTACACTGCGATACCTGCACCGATGCTGCGGAGTTGGTGGAAATGATAAGGGAAAAGGAATACAGTCTGTTGCTTACTGACCTGAATATGCCGGAGACAAACGGCTTCGAGCTGCTGGAACTGTTGCGCGCTTCCAACGTGGGCAATTCAAGGAACATCCCGGTAGTCGTGACAACCGCTTCAGGCAGTTGTAGCAAAGAAGAACTTATAGGACGTGGATTTGCCGAATGCCTATTCAAGCCGTTCTCCATATCGGAGCTGATAGAAGTTTCCGACAAATGCGCCATTAAAGGCAAATCGGACGAAAAGCCGGATTTTACCTCCCTGCTGTCCTACGGCAATGAATCCGTCGTGTTGGATAAGCTGATAACGGAAACCAAAAAGGAAATGCAGGCAATCAGGGATGCGGAACGACGGAAAGACCTTCAAGAATTGGATGCCCTTATACACCACTTGCGCAGCTCGTGGGAGATATTACGTGCAGACCAGCCGTTAAGGGAACTTTATAAACTGCTTCATTGTAAGGATACACCCGATTGGGAGGCGATACATAACATATTGACAGTTGTGCAGGATAAAGGTTCGGAGATTATTCGGCTGGCAAAAGAAGAAAGGAGAAAATACAACAATGGATAA
- a CDS encoding sigma-54-dependent transcriptional regulator, which yields MDKTKIIVVEDNIVYCEFVCNLLAREGFRTVQAFHLSTAKKLLQQASDNDIVVSDLRLPDGNGIDLLRWMRKEGMTQPFIIMTDYAEVHTAVESMKLGSLDYIPKQLVEDKLVPLLHTILKERNIGRSRMPVFARDGSAFQKIMHRIRLVAPTDMSVLISGENGTGKEHIAHHLHDKSKRSGKPFVAVDCGSLTKELAPSAFFGHVKGAFTGADSAKKGYFHEAEGGTLFLDEVGNLAPETQQMLLRAIQERRYRPIGDRADKSFNIRIIAATNENLEKAVNEKRFRQDLLYRLHDFEITVLPLRDCQEDIMPLAEFFREIANKELECKVSGFSSETRKALLTHSWPGNVRELRQKIMGAVLQAQTGFVTKEHLELGINRTTSVTGFSLRNDEEDKERIIRALKQADGNRKVAAELLGIGRTTLYNKLEEYGLKYKFEQP from the coding sequence ATGGATAAAACAAAAATCATCGTGGTGGAAGATAATATCGTGTATTGCGAGTTTGTCTGCAACCTGCTGGCGCGGGAGGGATTCCGTACCGTGCAGGCTTTCCACCTCTCGACAGCGAAGAAACTTCTGCAACAAGCCTCTGACAATGATATAGTAGTTTCTGATTTGCGTCTGCCCGACGGCAACGGTATCGACCTGTTGCGTTGGATGCGCAAGGAAGGCATGACGCAGCCGTTCATCATCATGACTGACTATGCCGAAGTGCATACGGCGGTTGAAAGCATGAAACTCGGCTCGCTGGACTACATACCCAAGCAGCTTGTGGAGGACAAACTCGTGCCTCTGCTCCACACCATACTAAAAGAGCGGAATATCGGGCGAAGCCGTATGCCCGTCTTTGCACGTGACGGTTCCGCCTTTCAGAAAATCATGCACCGGATAAGGCTGGTAGCCCCAACCGACATGAGTGTGCTGATATCCGGAGAGAACGGCACGGGCAAAGAGCATATCGCCCACCATCTGCATGATAAAAGCAAACGTTCCGGCAAGCCGTTCGTGGCTGTGGACTGCGGTTCACTCACCAAAGAGCTTGCACCATCGGCATTCTTCGGACATGTCAAAGGCGCATTCACCGGTGCGGACAGTGCCAAGAAAGGATATTTCCATGAAGCCGAAGGCGGCACGCTGTTCTTGGATGAGGTAGGCAACCTCGCACCGGAAACACAACAGATGCTACTTCGCGCCATACAGGAGCGGCGATACCGCCCGATAGGTGACAGAGCGGATAAGAGTTTCAACATCCGTATCATCGCCGCCACCAACGAGAATCTGGAAAAGGCGGTCAATGAAAAGCGTTTCCGGCAGGATTTGTTATACCGCCTACATGACTTTGAAATAACCGTTCTGCCCTTACGTGACTGTCAGGAGGACATTATGCCGCTGGCGGAGTTCTTCCGTGAGATTGCCAATAAGGAATTGGAATGCAAGGTTAGCGGTTTCAGTTCCGAAACACGGAAAGCGTTGCTGACCCATTCATGGCCGGGCAACGTCCGTGAGCTTCGGCAGAAAATCATGGGCGCAGTGTTGCAGGCACAGACGGGATTTGTCACAAAAGAGCATCTGGAACTTGGGATAAATAGAACAACCTCTGTTACCGGCTTTTCCCTACGCAACGATGAGGAAGATAAAGAGCGGATTATACGTGCTTTGAAGCAGGCTGACGGGAACCGGAAGGTCGCCGCCGAACTGCTTGGAATAGGCAGGACAACACTCTATAATAAACTGGAAGAATATGGATTGAAGTATAAATTTGAGCAACCATAG
- a CDS encoding response regulator transcription factor, with translation MEQEHQLKSLLTEQQFEDAENKEFMLAQARACANGYALATEGIAVVSDFQNNECHIYSGRFGQTIMDFPEYMVDHTSAFENTVFSHANEEELIQRHILELRFFNFIKELPINEKTNFSASCIISFYRTGSNETIKILHTTRYFSCSNGGSVILGLCTYSPYFGSHNKQDSIIVNLVTGETVRRNVYEACDRKILSRRQLEILSLIAKGVPSKQIADNLNISVYTVNRHRQDILASLKVANTAAAVEIALRMNLI, from the coding sequence ATGGAACAGGAACATCAACTAAAATCACTTCTGACTGAGCAGCAGTTTGAAGATGCTGAAAATAAGGAATTTATGCTTGCTCAAGCAAGAGCGTGCGCAAATGGTTATGCTCTTGCAACAGAAGGTATAGCAGTTGTGTCAGATTTTCAAAACAACGAATGTCATATATATTCTGGCAGATTCGGTCAAACTATAATGGACTTCCCGGAATATATGGTTGACCATACATCTGCCTTTGAAAATACCGTTTTCAGCCACGCGAATGAAGAAGAGCTTATTCAACGTCATATACTCGAACTTCGTTTCTTCAACTTTATAAAAGAACTTCCCATAAATGAAAAGACAAATTTCTCGGCTTCGTGTATCATCAGTTTCTATCGGACAGGGAGTAATGAGACAATAAAAATATTACATACAACGAGATATTTTAGTTGTAGCAACGGTGGAAGTGTCATTCTCGGTCTATGCACTTATTCTCCATACTTTGGTTCTCATAACAAACAAGACAGTATTATTGTAAATCTCGTGACAGGAGAAACCGTTAGACGAAACGTGTACGAAGCATGCGACCGAAAAATCCTTAGTCGGCGACAACTTGAAATACTATCACTAATAGCGAAAGGGGTGCCCAGTAAACAGATTGCAGACAACCTAAATATTTCCGTTTATACCGTTAATCGCCATCGTCAGGATATTTTAGCTTCATTAAAAGTCGCTAATACTGCGGCTGCTGTAGAAATCGCATTAAGAATGAATCTTATTTAA
- a CDS encoding OmpA family protein, with translation MKKIFAGLLLSGIAICHVSGQTALEGNKFSDNWSIGINVGGVTPLTHHSFFKNMRSAVGVHVSKHLTPTFGLGFEAMGYFNTTKSKTAFDESNVSLLGLVNLNNLFGGYNGIPRSFEIEAVAGIGWMHYYVGRNMGEDQNGMSTKLGLNFNFNLGESKAWTLALKPALVYDMNSMGTKPVYFHSGRAVWEISAGFVYHFRCSNGEHHFTKVRPYDQSEFDALNAQINQLRSELERNDNVLQDANQKVIDLETALEEYKNREPKIVKDTIDNSKKTLESVITFRQGRITIDNSQLPNVERIAIYLRNHKEAGVVIKGYASPEGSEELNERIARQRAEVVQKMLVNKYGISKERIVAEGQGIGYMFEEPDWNRVSICTINSK, from the coding sequence ATGAAAAAGATTTTTGCAGGCTTATTGCTATCTGGTATTGCCATTTGCCATGTAAGTGGACAAACAGCTTTGGAAGGAAACAAATTTTCGGATAATTGGTCAATCGGTATTAATGTAGGTGGCGTGACCCCATTGACTCATCACTCGTTTTTTAAAAACATGCGTTCGGCAGTTGGAGTTCATGTAAGCAAGCATTTAACCCCTACCTTTGGATTAGGTTTTGAGGCAATGGGTTATTTTAATACAACAAAAAGTAAAACAGCATTTGATGAATCAAATGTAAGTTTGTTAGGATTGGTGAATTTAAATAATCTTTTTGGAGGTTATAACGGTATTCCAAGAAGTTTTGAGATTGAGGCTGTGGCTGGTATTGGCTGGATGCATTATTATGTTGGTAGAAACATGGGGGAAGATCAAAATGGTATGTCTACTAAGTTGGGATTAAATTTTAATTTTAATTTAGGGGAAAGTAAGGCGTGGACTCTAGCTCTCAAACCGGCTCTTGTATATGATATGAATTCTATGGGTACGAAACCTGTATATTTCCATTCGGGGCGTGCCGTGTGGGAGATTAGTGCAGGCTTCGTATATCATTTCAGATGTAGCAATGGTGAACACCATTTTACTAAAGTAAGACCTTACGACCAGTCTGAATTTGATGCATTAAATGCTCAAATAAATCAACTTCGTTCAGAACTTGAACGCAATGATAATGTATTGCAGGATGCTAACCAAAAAGTGATAGATTTAGAAACGGCTTTGGAAGAATACAAGAATCGAGAACCGAAAATTGTGAAAGATACGATTGACAATAGTAAAAAAACACTAGAGTCTGTGATTACTTTTCGTCAAGGTAGAATAACTATTGATAATTCTCAATTGCCTAATGTTGAACGGATTGCAATTTACTTGAGAAACCACAAAGAGGCAGGAGTTGTAATCAAGGGTTACGCTTCTCCGGAGGGTAGTGAAGAACTTAATGAGCGTATTGCGCGACAGCGTGCCGAGGTAGTTCAAAAGATGCTGGTTAATAAGTATGGGATTTCAAAGGAGCGAATTGTTGCTGAAGGACAGGGAATTGGCTATATGTTTGAGGAACCGGATTGGAACCGGGTAAGTATTTGTACTATTAATTCTAAATAA
- a CDS encoding glycoside hydrolase family 16 protein, with product MKKSIIPLLAVLFFGCSNDFSDSSIDVLRSEKEDSVERVDKSWVLIFSDEFNIDGAVDSKKWNYTPRGDVAHAYYYKPNDTSVVWCEDGLLNLKFMKDETDPRGYKSGSIRTDSGKFDFTYGKVEIKAKFSSGNGSWPAIWMMPASSEYGGWPASGEIDIMEHIKDLDVAVQTVHTTGTEQKTYPFGHSGSKFKQGEWNIWGIEWNDKKIDFMVNGEVCATYYNKGLGAVQWPFDIPFFLILNVAGGKGMAGPINEKHLPFTMQVDYVRVYQWK from the coding sequence ATGAAAAAAAGTATAATACCCTTATTAGCAGTTTTATTTTTCGGATGTTCAAACGACTTTTCTGACAGTTCCATTGATGTGCTGCGATCAGAGAAAGAAGATTCCGTTGAAAGAGTGGATAAATCGTGGGTTCTGATTTTTTCAGATGAATTTAATATCGATGGGGCCGTTGACTCCAAGAAGTGGAATTATACTCCCAGGGGAGATGTTGCTCATGCCTATTATTATAAGCCGAATGATACATCCGTTGTTTGGTGTGAAGATGGTTTGTTGAATCTCAAGTTTATGAAGGATGAAACAGATCCCCGCGGATATAAATCTGGAAGTATACGCACTGATAGTGGAAAGTTTGATTTTACTTATGGTAAAGTAGAGATTAAAGCTAAGTTTTCATCAGGGAATGGTTCGTGGCCGGCTATATGGATGATGCCTGCCAGTTCAGAATACGGAGGATGGCCTGCAAGTGGTGAAATAGATATAATGGAGCATATAAAAGATTTAGATGTTGCTGTACAAACGGTACATACTACTGGTACGGAGCAAAAGACATATCCTTTTGGTCATTCAGGGTCTAAATTCAAGCAGGGTGAATGGAATATATGGGGAATAGAATGGAACGATAAGAAAATTGATTTTATGGTAAATGGAGAAGTTTGCGCAACCTATTATAACAAAGGTTTGGGCGCAGTACAATGGCCCTTTGATATTCCTTTCTTCTTGATATTGAATGTTGCAGGTGGAAAGGGAATGGCTGGTCCTATAAATGAGAAACATTTGCCTTTTACCATGCAAGTTGATTATGTGCGGGTATATCAGTGGAAATAG
- a CDS encoding glycoside hydrolase family 16 protein: MRSILCYLLFAIGGTVTYVCAEEKEQIGSDTLENILFVDDFDAKCIVPDTAIWKLCTYANNAWSQYFRGVDGYENVKVEEGYLKLRACKDNGTYKNGGVFSKIGFPCGTRLEVKARLTKLVRGGFPAIWQMPIGAPEWPRGGEIDLMEWVQGSPKQIFQTVHTFYINGENGSAGVTNKEADKNFDVTKDHVYAVQRTEKELIFYVDGKETWKYENQHLDKEKLQYPFCEYPFNIILNFSLGGELNGMMTWPGEIHDEDLPGEMWVDWVRVVLLDNNKINE; this comes from the coding sequence ATGAGATCAATTTTGTGCTATTTATTGTTTGCTATAGGTGGGACTGTTACTTATGTATGCGCAGAAGAAAAGGAGCAAATCGGATCGGATACACTTGAAAACATTTTATTTGTTGATGATTTTGATGCGAAATGTATTGTGCCCGATACAGCTATCTGGAAACTTTGTACGTATGCCAACAACGCCTGGTCACAGTATTTTAGGGGTGTGGATGGTTACGAAAATGTAAAGGTGGAGGAAGGCTATTTGAAGTTGAGGGCCTGTAAGGACAACGGGACTTATAAAAATGGCGGGGTGTTTTCCAAGATAGGTTTTCCCTGTGGTACACGTTTGGAAGTTAAGGCCAGATTAACCAAATTGGTTCGTGGAGGTTTTCCTGCTATCTGGCAAATGCCTATAGGAGCACCGGAATGGCCCAGAGGGGGAGAAATAGATCTTATGGAATGGGTACAAGGGAGTCCTAAGCAGATCTTTCAAACGGTACATACTTTTTATATAAATGGTGAAAATGGCTCTGCAGGAGTAACGAACAAGGAGGCTGATAAGAATTTTGATGTAACTAAAGATCATGTATATGCAGTGCAGCGGACTGAAAAGGAATTAATATTTTATGTCGACGGCAAAGAGACTTGGAAATATGAGAACCAACATTTGGATAAGGAGAAACTACAGTATCCATTTTGTGAATATCCCTTCAATATAATTCTGAATTTTTCATTGGGAGGTGAATTGAATGGTATGATGACATGGCCGGGAGAAATCCATGATGAAGATTTGCCGGGAGAAATGTGGGTTGACTGGGTGCGTGTTGTGTTGTTGGATAATAATAAAATCAATGAATGA
- a CDS encoding flavodoxin family protein — MSKRILILTGSPRRGGNSDLMADAFAKGASEAGNSVVQFNTAHKHIQGCRACDNCFSKENKACIFNDDFNELASLMAESDVIIFCTPLYWYSFPTQIKAAIDKFYSFIIGKKDVPIKECMLLSCGELEDPHVFDGIVRSFELIAQDRGWKNRGHYLVNSVNEKGAISNTEHLQKIYDIGKKF; from the coding sequence ATGAGCAAACGAATTTTGATTTTAACCGGCAGCCCACGACGGGGAGGTAACAGCGACCTTATGGCGGACGCTTTTGCGAAAGGAGCATCCGAAGCGGGCAACAGTGTTGTGCAGTTTAATACTGCGCATAAACATATTCAAGGATGCAGAGCTTGCGATAATTGTTTTAGCAAGGAGAATAAAGCCTGTATTTTTAATGATGATTTCAATGAACTGGCATCTTTGATGGCAGAAAGTGATGTCATCATATTCTGTACCCCTCTTTATTGGTACTCGTTTCCTACCCAGATAAAAGCTGCCATAGACAAGTTTTATTCTTTCATCATAGGTAAAAAAGATGTGCCTATTAAGGAATGTATGCTTCTTTCGTGTGGAGAGTTGGAAGACCCACATGTATTTGACGGTATAGTGCGTTCCTTTGAACTCATTGCGCAAGATAGGGGATGGAAAAACAGAGGCCATTATCTTGTAAATAGTGTCAATGAGAAGGGGGCTATTTCAAATACCGAACATCTACAAAAGATATATGATATCGGAAAGAAATTTTGA